In Mastomys coucha isolate ucsf_1 unplaced genomic scaffold, UCSF_Mcou_1 pScaffold5, whole genome shotgun sequence, one genomic interval encodes:
- the Agpat4 gene encoding 1-acyl-sn-glycerol-3-phosphate acyltransferase delta isoform X2, translating to MLLEWWSGTECTIYTDPKASPHYGKENAIVVLNHKFEIDFLCGWSLAERLGILGNSKVLAKKELAYVPIIGWMWYFVEMIFCTRKWEQDRQTVAKSLLHLRDYPEKYLFLIHCEGTRFTEKKHQISMQVAQAKGLPSLKHHLLPRTKGFAITVKCLRDVVPAVYDCTLNFRNNENPTLLGVLNGKKYHADCYVRRIPMEDIPEDEDKCSAWLHKLYQEKDAFQEEYYRTGVFPETPWVPPRRPWSLVNWLFWASLLLYPFFQFLVSMVSSGSSVTLASLVLIFCMASMGVRWMIGVTEIDKGSAYGNIDNKRKQTD from the exons ATGCTTCTGGAGTGGTGGTCAGGCACGGAGTGTACCATCTACACCGACCCAAAGGCCTCCCCCCACTACGGGAAGGAAAACGCCATCGTGGTCCTCAATCACAAGTTTGAGATTGACTTTCTCTGTGGCTGGAGCCTAGCTGAGCGCCTAGGGATCCTGGGG AACTCCAAAGTCCTGGCCAAGAAAGAACTGGCTTATGTCCCAATCATTGGCTGGATGTGGTACTTTGTGGAAATGATCTTCTGCACACGCAAGTGGGAGCAAGATCGGCAGACAGTTGCCAAGAGCCTGCTGCACCTCCGGGACTACCCAGAGAAGTATCTG TTCCTGATCCACTGTGAGGGCACAAGATTCACAGAGAAGAAACACCAAATCAGCATGCAGGTGGCCCAAGCCAAGGGGCTGCCCAGCCTCAAGCACCATCTGCTGCCACGCACCAAGGGCTTTGCTATCACCGTGAAGTGCTTGCGAGATGTTG TCCCAGCTGTATATGACTGTACACTCAATTTCAGAAACAATGAAAACCCAACACTGCTGGGAGtcttaaatggaaagaaatatcaCGCTGACTGCTACGTTAG GAGGATTCCCATGGAAGACATCCCTGAGGATGAGGACAAATGCTCTGCCTGGTTACACAAGCTCTACCAGGAGAAG GATGCCTTTCAGGAGGAATACTACAGGACAGGGGTCTTCCCAGAGACTCCCTGGGTCCCCCCACGCCGGCCCTGGTCTCTCGTCAACTGGTTGTTCTGGGCATCGCTGCTGCTCTATCCTTTCTTCCAGTTCCTTGTTAGCATGGTCAGCAGTGGTTCCTCGGTGACGCTGGCCAGCTTGGTCCTCATCTTCTGTATGG CCTCCATGGGAGTTCGATGGATGATTGGCGTGACAGAAATCGACAAGGGCTCTGCCTATGGCAACATCGACAACAAACGGAAACAAACGGACTGA